From a single Sphingobium sp. genomic region:
- a CDS encoding insulinase family protein: protein MGKKSAAISLALACAFACLSVPVEASAADKAQRTAPWNSETSDLEADKRIIYGVLPNGLRYAIRHNERPENQVLIRLAVEFGSAAEADNEQGLAHFIEHMAFNGTTNVPEGEMVRKLERLGLSFGADTNASTGYLRTQYKLDLPKSDPQLIDQALFLLRETASEVLFNPEAVERERGVVIAEMRDRENYNFQRARAVNQLFYPDSYFSTRYPIGTLDVLQNAPAERMRALYRRWYTPDRTRLIIVGPVDPVAMEKAILRHFASWRGEGRQLGDLDRCGFDTQRPSGAGVFSHPEVSEAISVEQILPDRPRPDTFERALLDLRMQIAAGIIGDRIARKSRREDVPLLGSNIGFSAGFCDKHARVGFAIGSKDGAWRKALPIVEQMVRQAVEHGFGEQEIAEQIQRLDAAFANAVRSESTTTSGAFANELTNLDDDIVTAADYRQRLWLQLRPFMGADSVSREFAYWFNKLERPQIFLSGRKIDGVTEADIVSAFTASRNSAVTPPDLRVAKGWAYSDFGTAGVLVSDTRISDLDIRTLRFANGVRLNLKKTDFEKDRVRWSLRVDGGRMHFAQKDQPLAMFMQGAYVGGGLGAYDADDLRAALAGTTAAPILAVGADHFGGSSAVVRKDLERQLQLLAAMITDPGYRGDAVRLFRRPLAEFYSRLNATPSSTLTQGQARVMNGDDLRFVLPPREQLEAADFAALRTALGDVLATAPIEIGLVGDFDEAEAIAMVARTFGALPMRKAEAGIDPAARATRYSGAFGIHILPHRGEANQMAWRRVWPTTDDSDQRQEQTMELLADIVRIRLLDELREKLGATYGAGASSDMSDIYTGRGTFSVGTNGDPKDIDAIEKAVEAVIAEITAAPVDADLFERGRKPSLESYADWRRQNSTWMQIVDQAQTEPERLERFRRNEERFRSITAQDVWEAAKRFLADKPSYIFRAMPEAKATAPAG, encoded by the coding sequence ATGGGGAAGAAATCCGCCGCCATATCCTTGGCCCTTGCATGCGCATTTGCGTGTCTTTCGGTTCCAGTCGAGGCATCAGCCGCCGACAAGGCGCAGCGCACCGCGCCGTGGAACAGCGAGACCAGCGATCTGGAGGCGGACAAGCGCATCATCTATGGCGTTCTGCCCAACGGCCTGCGCTATGCCATTCGCCATAACGAACGGCCTGAAAACCAGGTCCTGATCCGGCTGGCGGTCGAATTCGGATCGGCTGCAGAAGCAGATAACGAACAGGGCCTTGCCCATTTTATCGAGCATATGGCGTTCAACGGCACCACCAATGTGCCCGAGGGCGAAATGGTGCGCAAACTCGAACGGCTCGGGCTGAGCTTTGGCGCAGATACCAATGCCTCGACCGGCTATCTGCGCACGCAATACAAGCTTGATCTGCCCAAATCCGATCCACAGCTCATCGATCAGGCGCTGTTCCTGCTGCGCGAGACGGCAAGCGAAGTGCTGTTCAATCCCGAAGCGGTCGAACGCGAGCGCGGCGTCGTGATCGCCGAAATGCGCGACAGGGAAAATTACAATTTCCAACGCGCCCGCGCGGTCAACCAGCTATTTTATCCCGACAGTTATTTTTCCACCCGCTATCCTATCGGGACGCTGGATGTGCTCCAAAATGCGCCGGCCGAACGCATGCGCGCTTTATATCGCCGTTGGTACACCCCGGACCGCACCCGGCTGATCATTGTCGGACCAGTCGATCCCGTCGCGATGGAAAAGGCGATCCTGCGCCATTTCGCCTCATGGCGCGGCGAAGGCCGGCAGTTGGGCGATCTGGACCGATGCGGTTTTGATACGCAGCGTCCCAGCGGCGCGGGCGTCTTTAGCCATCCCGAAGTAAGCGAGGCCATCAGTGTCGAGCAGATTTTGCCCGACAGGCCGCGCCCCGATACCTTCGAACGCGCACTGCTCGATCTTCGCATGCAGATTGCGGCAGGGATTATCGGTGACCGGATCGCGCGCAAAAGCCGCCGCGAAGATGTGCCATTGCTGGGCAGCAACATCGGCTTTTCCGCAGGTTTCTGCGATAAACATGCAAGGGTTGGATTCGCCATCGGTTCAAAGGATGGCGCGTGGCGCAAAGCCCTGCCCATCGTCGAACAAATGGTGCGTCAGGCGGTCGAACATGGTTTTGGCGAGCAGGAAATTGCCGAGCAGATCCAACGGCTGGACGCGGCCTTTGCCAATGCTGTGCGCAGTGAAAGCACCACAACGAGCGGGGCCTTTGCCAATGAACTGACCAATCTGGACGATGATATCGTCACCGCCGCCGATTACCGCCAGCGGCTTTGGTTGCAATTGCGGCCGTTCATGGGCGCGGATAGCGTCAGCCGCGAATTTGCCTATTGGTTCAATAAGCTGGAACGGCCGCAAATTTTTCTGTCCGGCCGCAAGATCGACGGCGTGACAGAGGCAGACATAGTTTCCGCCTTCACTGCCAGCCGGAACAGCGCTGTCACCCCGCCCGATCTGCGCGTGGCCAAAGGCTGGGCCTATTCCGATTTTGGCACAGCGGGTGTCCTTGTCAGCGACACCCGAATATCCGATCTCGATATCCGCACATTGCGTTTTGCCAATGGCGTCCGGCTCAACCTGAAAAAGACTGATTTTGAAAAGGATCGGGTGCGTTGGTCGTTGCGGGTCGATGGTGGACGGATGCATTTCGCACAGAAAGACCAACCTCTGGCGATGTTCATGCAGGGTGCTTATGTCGGCGGCGGGCTTGGTGCCTATGACGCTGATGATCTGCGCGCAGCCCTTGCCGGAACAACCGCAGCCCCGATCCTAGCCGTCGGTGCAGACCATTTCGGCGGATCATCGGCGGTGGTTCGAAAGGATCTGGAACGCCAATTGCAATTGCTTGCCGCAATGATCACCGATCCTGGCTATCGCGGCGACGCCGTCAGGCTGTTTCGCCGCCCACTGGCCGAGTTTTACAGCCGCTTGAACGCGACACCCTCTTCCACACTGACGCAGGGGCAGGCGCGTGTGATGAACGGCGATGATTTGCGGTTCGTGCTACCGCCGCGCGAACAACTGGAAGCCGCCGATTTTGCTGCGCTTCGTACCGCTCTGGGCGATGTTTTGGCGACAGCGCCGATCGAGATCGGGCTGGTCGGGGATTTCGACGAGGCAGAAGCAATCGCGATGGTCGCACGCACCTTTGGCGCCTTGCCGATGCGAAAAGCCGAGGCCGGGATCGATCCGGCGGCACGCGCCACCCGATATAGCGGCGCCTTTGGCATCCATATTCTGCCACACCGCGGTGAAGCAAACCAGATGGCTTGGCGGCGAGTCTGGCCGACAACAGACGACAGCGACCAGCGGCAGGAACAGACGATGGAACTGCTTGCCGACATCGTCCGCATCCGCCTTCTTGACGAACTGCGCGAGAAACTGGGCGCGACCTATGGTGCGGGCGCATCGTCGGATATGTCGGACATTTATACCGGCCGCGGCACATTTTCGGTTGGTACCAATGGCGATCCCAAGGATATCGACGCGATCGAAAAGGCAGTCGAGGCGGTCATCGCGGAAATCACGGCAGCGCCGGTCGACGCCGACCTGTTCGAACGCGGGCGCAAGCCTTCGCTAGAAAGCTATGCCGACTGGCGGCGTCAAAACTCAACCTGGATGCAGATCGTCGATCAGGCGCAGACAGAACCCGAGCGGCTTGAACGCTTCCGCCGCAATGAAGAGCGGTTCCGCTCGATCACGGCGCAGGATGTGTGGGAGGCGGCCAAGCGCTTTCTGGCGGATAAGCCCAGCTATATCTTTCGCGCAATGCCCGAGGCAAAGGCAACCGCACCAGCCGGCTAG
- the purS gene encoding phosphoribosylformylglycinamidine synthase subunit PurS — MKTRVFVTLKNGVLDPQGKAIHHALEGLGFSGVQDVRAGRLIEIEHDESVGKAELEEMARKLLANMVIENFEIEAR, encoded by the coding sequence ATGAAAACCCGCGTTTTTGTTACCCTGAAAAATGGCGTTCTCGATCCCCAGGGCAAGGCAATCCACCATGCGCTTGAAGGGCTTGGCTTTTCCGGGGTGCAGGACGTGCGCGCCGGCCGGTTGATCGAGATCGAGCATGACGAAAGCGTCGGCAAAGCCGAGCTTGAAGAAATGGCGCGCAAGCTGCTCGCCAATATGGTGATCGAGAATTTCGAGATCGAGGCCCGCTGA
- the purQ gene encoding phosphoribosylformylglycinamidine synthase subunit PurQ, translating to MRAAVIQFPGSNCDRDMAVAIREVTGAETSLVWHRESELPAGLDLIAVPGGFSYGDYLRSGAMAARSPVMQAVIAAAGRGVPVLGVCNGFQILTEAGLLPGALMRNAGIRFVCREVKLTVENSQSIFTSRYDAGEEIVIPVAHHDGNYFADDATLDRLEGEGRVAFRYAEPVNGSARNIAGILNEAGNVLGMMPHPERMIEAVQGGSDGRRLFEGLIREIA from the coding sequence ATGCGCGCCGCAGTCATCCAGTTTCCGGGGTCCAATTGCGACCGTGACATGGCGGTTGCCATTCGCGAAGTAACCGGCGCCGAAACCTCGCTGGTCTGGCACCGCGAAAGCGAACTGCCCGCAGGGCTGGATCTGATCGCCGTTCCGGGCGGCTTTTCCTATGGCGATTATTTACGTTCGGGCGCGATGGCCGCGCGGTCACCGGTTATGCAGGCGGTTATTGCTGCTGCCGGCCGCGGTGTTCCAGTGCTCGGCGTCTGCAACGGTTTCCAGATATTGACCGAGGCAGGCCTGCTGCCCGGCGCCTTGATGCGCAATGCCGGTATTCGCTTTGTCTGCCGCGAAGTGAAGCTGACCGTCGAAAACAGTCAGTCAATCTTTACCAGCCGCTATGACGCCGGCGAAGAGATTGTGATTCCAGTGGCCCATCATGACGGTAATTATTTTGCCGATGATGCAACGCTCGACCGGCTGGAAGGCGAAGGCCGTGTCGCCTTCCGCTATGCCGAACCCGTCAATGGCTCGGCGCGTAACATTGCAGGCATATTGAACGAGGCCGGCAATGTTCTGGGCATGATGCCGCACCCCGAACGCATGATCGAAGCGGTGCAGGGCGGATCAGACGGTCGGCGGCTGTTCGAAGGGCTTATCCGCGAAATCGCCTGA
- a CDS encoding queuosine precursor transporter has product MSETHIEAQSASAAAGRHFRYYDFVMAAFVAVLLLSNVIGAAKPAQIELGGEPWVFGAGILFFPLGYVIGDVLTEVYGYARARRVIWAGFAALLFMAFMSWVVVSLPPADGWEGQAAYESVFGQVPRIVFASIVAFWAGEFVNSYVLARMKVWTKGKHLWSRTIGSTVVGQGVDSIIFYPLAFWGVWENEAVLAVMVTNWLLKVLWEVVLTPVTYAVVGGLKRREGVDIFDDHTNFTPFKTQV; this is encoded by the coding sequence ATGAGCGAAACCCATATCGAAGCGCAAAGCGCCAGCGCCGCCGCGGGGCGGCATTTCCGCTATTATGACTTTGTCATGGCGGCATTTGTTGCCGTGTTGTTGCTTTCCAACGTGATTGGTGCGGCAAAGCCGGCGCAGATCGAATTGGGCGGTGAGCCCTGGGTGTTCGGCGCAGGCATCCTGTTCTTTCCATTGGGTTATGTGATCGGCGACGTCCTCACCGAAGTTTATGGTTATGCGCGCGCGCGCCGGGTGATCTGGGCGGGTTTTGCAGCGCTGCTGTTCATGGCCTTTATGAGTTGGGTCGTCGTCAGCCTTCCGCCGGCGGATGGTTGGGAAGGGCAGGCTGCCTATGAAAGCGTTTTCGGCCAAGTGCCGCGCATTGTCTTTGCCTCAATCGTTGCTTTTTGGGCGGGCGAGTTCGTCAACAGCTATGTTCTGGCGCGGATGAAGGTCTGGACCAAAGGCAAGCATCTCTGGTCGCGCACCATCGGATCGACCGTGGTGGGGCAGGGGGTCGACAGCATCATCTTCTACCCGCTGGCATTTTGGGGCGTTTGGGAGAATGAAGCGGTGCTTGCCGTCATGGTGACGAACTGGCTGCTCAAGGTGTTGTGGGAAGTGGTGTTGACGCCGGTCACCTATGCGGTTGTCGGTGGCCTCAAACGGCGTGAAGGCGTGGATATCTTTGACGATCACACCAATTTCACGCCGTTCAAAACACAGGTCTAA
- the def gene encoding peptide deformylase, translating to MAILPILEVPDQRLKVISNPVTEFNDELKQLVEDMFDTMYDAPGIGLAAIQVGVPKRVLVIDLQEPADHHHDHDGPCNHDHDVVRNPRIFINPEILDPSDEYSTYAEGCLSVPDQFAEVERPARIRARWQDIDGKVHEEDMEGLMAICLQHEMDHLEGILFIDHLSRLKRQMVLKKLEKQRKVAA from the coding sequence ATGGCTATTCTCCCCATTCTTGAAGTGCCCGATCAGCGGCTCAAAGTGATTTCAAATCCGGTGACGGAGTTTAACGACGAGCTTAAGCAACTGGTCGAAGACATGTTCGACACCATGTATGATGCTCCCGGTATAGGCTTGGCGGCGATCCAGGTCGGCGTGCCGAAGCGCGTCCTGGTGATCGATCTACAGGAGCCTGCCGATCATCATCACGACCATGACGGGCCGTGCAACCACGATCATGACGTGGTTCGCAATCCTCGTATCTTCATCAATCCAGAAATCCTCGATCCGTCAGACGAATATTCAACCTATGCCGAAGGTTGCCTGTCGGTTCCCGACCAGTTTGCCGAAGTTGAGCGCCCCGCCCGCATCCGCGCGCGGTGGCAGGATATTGATGGCAAGGTGCATGAAGAAGATATGGAAGGCCTGATGGCTATCTGCCTGCAGCATGAGATGGATCATCTTGAAGGCATATTGTTCATTGATCATCTTTCGCGGCTCAAGCGCCAGATGGTGCTGAAGAAACTGGAGAAGCAGCGCAAAGTCGCGGCTTGA
- the recR gene encoding recombination mediator RecR → MASQEIDALAQALSRLPGLGPRSARRVVLHLMKKRETVLQPLLRALEAVEERLKTCATCGNVDTSDPCGICADPRRDTRALCVVEDVSDLWALDRSRLFPGKYHVLGGRLSALDGVRPEDLNIDGLVARVAEGGIDEVVLAMNATLEGQTTAHYLAERLEAFPIRLTQLAHGVPVGGELDYLDEGTLAQALRARRPVS, encoded by the coding sequence ATGGCATCGCAAGAAATAGACGCGCTGGCGCAGGCATTGTCCCGTCTTCCGGGGCTGGGCCCGCGTTCTGCCCGCCGCGTCGTGCTGCATCTGATGAAAAAGCGCGAAACGGTGCTTCAGCCGTTGCTGCGCGCGCTGGAAGCCGTCGAAGAACGGCTCAAAACCTGCGCGACATGCGGCAATGTCGATACCAGCGACCCTTGCGGCATTTGCGCCGATCCCCGCCGCGACACCCGCGCATTATGTGTTGTCGAGGATGTGTCCGACCTGTGGGCGCTCGATCGTTCCCGTTTGTTTCCCGGCAAATATCATGTGCTGGGCGGACGGCTTTCCGCGCTTGATGGGGTGCGCCCTGAAGACCTCAATATCGATGGGCTGGTGGCGCGCGTTGCCGAGGGCGGCATTGACGAGGTGGTGCTGGCGATGAATGCGACCCTCGAAGGGCAGACCACGGCCCATTATCTTGCCGAGCGGCTGGAAGCCTTCCCGATCCGCCTGACGCAGCTGGCGCATGGCGTGCCGGTGGGGGGTGAGTTGGATTATCTCGATGAAGGTACATTGGCGCAGGCGCTGCGGGCGCGGCGTCCTGTCAGCTGA
- the fmt gene encoding methionyl-tRNA formyltransferase: protein MRIIFMGTPDFAVPTLNALVKAGHDVVAVYSQPPRPANRGKKLTPSAVHARAEALGLEVRTPVSLKATEEQAAFAALHADVAVVAAYGLLLPQPILDAPRHGCLNVHGSLLPRWRGAAPVQRAILAGDETTGVMIMQMEAGLDTGPVRATASTAIDRKTAGDLTDELAGLGAALMVKVLADLDAHPAAAQPDDGVTYARKIEKAEARLDFSQPAEAVERQIRAFNPVPGAFFELGGERYRILAADNVDGVGNSGGVLDDQLTIACADRAIRPTIIQRAGKPAMALAEFLRGNRIMAGTILS from the coding sequence ATGCGCATCATCTTCATGGGAACGCCGGATTTTGCTGTGCCGACGCTGAACGCGTTGGTGAAAGCCGGGCATGATGTGGTCGCAGTCTATTCGCAGCCCCCTCGCCCCGCAAACCGGGGAAAGAAACTGACGCCATCGGCCGTCCATGCACGGGCGGAGGCTTTGGGGCTGGAGGTGCGCACGCCGGTCTCGCTGAAAGCGACTGAAGAACAAGCCGCCTTTGCCGCGCTGCATGCCGATGTCGCCGTGGTTGCGGCCTATGGATTGTTGCTGCCACAACCAATCTTGGATGCGCCCCGTCATGGCTGCCTCAACGTCCATGGCTCGCTCCTCCCGCGTTGGCGCGGTGCAGCGCCAGTGCAACGCGCCATCCTTGCGGGCGACGAAACAACCGGCGTCATGATCATGCAGATGGAAGCGGGGCTGGACACCGGGCCAGTCCGCGCGACTGCCTCCACCGCTATTGACCGCAAGACGGCAGGCGATTTGACCGACGAACTGGCCGGGCTGGGCGCTGCGCTGATGGTAAAGGTGCTCGCTGACCTTGATGCCCACCCGGCGGCCGCGCAACCTGACGACGGCGTGACCTATGCCCGCAAGATCGAAAAGGCAGAGGCGCGGCTCGATTTCAGCCAGCCTGCCGAAGCGGTCGAACGGCAAATTCGCGCATTCAACCCGGTACCGGGCGCCTTTTTCGAACTGGGCGGGGAGCGTTACCGCATACTCGCTGCCGATAATGTCGATGGCGTCGGAAACAGCGGTGGCGTGCTGGACGACCAGTTGACCATCGCCTGCGCTGACAGGGCAATCCGCCCGACAATCATCCAGCGCGCGGGCAAACCAGCCATGGCGCTTGCCGAATTCCTTCGCGGCAACCGCATAATGGCGGGCACCATACTTTCATGA
- the truA gene encoding tRNA pseudouridine(38-40) synthase TruA, producing MNRFAFTIEFDGTPYMGWQRQGHGPSVQQEIEEAIGRVTGEAAILHAAGRTDAGVHALAMRAHTDIEKPIEPFRLMEAVNAQLRPRPIAILACEIVPDDWHARFSCIGRAYIYRIANRRAPLALEARRAWKVPQPLDADAMHEAAQRLVGLHDFTTFRSAHCQSDSPVKTLDRLNVRREGEHVLIEAAARSFLHHQVRSMVGCLAFVGMGRWTVDDLQVALEAKDRAALALNAPPDGLYFVRAVYP from the coding sequence ATGAACCGTTTTGCCTTCACCATCGAATTTGACGGCACGCCCTATATGGGCTGGCAGCGGCAGGGACATGGCCCGTCGGTGCAGCAGGAAATCGAAGAGGCGATTGGCCGCGTCACTGGCGAAGCGGCAATCCTGCACGCGGCAGGTCGCACCGATGCCGGCGTGCATGCACTGGCGATGCGCGCCCATACCGATATCGAAAAGCCAATCGAACCCTTCCGGCTGATGGAAGCGGTTAACGCGCAATTGCGACCCCGGCCGATCGCCATTCTAGCCTGCGAGATTGTGCCTGATGACTGGCACGCCCGCTTTTCCTGCATCGGCCGCGCCTATATCTATCGCATCGCCAATCGCCGTGCGCCTTTGGCACTCGAAGCCCGCCGGGCTTGGAAAGTGCCGCAGCCACTGGACGCCGATGCCATGCATGAAGCAGCGCAGCGTCTGGTCGGCCTGCATGATTTCACCACCTTCCGTTCGGCCCATTGCCAGTCAGACAGCCCGGTCAAGACATTGGACCGGCTCAATGTGCGGCGCGAGGGCGAGCATGTGCTGATCGAGGCTGCGGCCCGCAGTTTCCTGCATCATCAGGTGCGATCGATGGTCGGCTGCCTCGCCTTTGTCGGCATGGGACGCTGGACTGTCGATGATCTGCAGGTCGCGCTGGAGGCGAAGGATCGGGCGGCACTGGCGCTGAATGCCCCGCCGGACGGGCTATATTTCGTGCGCGCGGTCTATCCCTAA
- a CDS encoding amidotransferase 1, exosortase A system-associated — protein MCGIAGIFHVESSKPVDPERVRRMTDVLAHRGPDGSGVWTAPGIGLGHRRLSIIDLGGGAQPMLTEDARFALSFNGEIYNFQELRRELEAMGHAFRTHSDSEVILEAYRAWGPASVERLHGMFAFALYDVAHRTLLLARDRLGVKPLYHARLADGSIIFGSELKALLEHPGLRREPDLAMVDDYLAFGYVPDHGCIVAGVRKLEAGHYWLLTQGKAEPAPTRYWDIDFSRRVKGSEAELQEELLRLMRHAVLSRMVADVPLGAFLSGGVDSSSVVALMAEASRLPVKTCSIGFDVGELDESQYAARIAKRFLTDHHSKTVAADDFGLVDTLAFHFDEPFADASALPTYRVSEMAREHVTVALSGDGADEAFAGYRRHVFHQGEERMRAFLPQAIRGPLFGTLGRLYPKADWAPRPLRAKTTLLSLGRTGAEGYAEAVGVTPPALRDRLYSRRTQQLLRGYRAEYHMHRLMDGAPARSGLDRAQYADMKLWLPGDILTKVDRTSMAVGLEAREPLLDHRLLEFAASLPENMRVRGGQGKWLMKRTMERYLPEDILYRPKMGFVTPIAQWFRGPLADTARGIASNTTLARTGWFDSAAIARIADEHIAGRSDHSRLLWQLLMLEKSVSRIFG, from the coding sequence ATGTGCGGCATCGCCGGTATCTTCCATGTCGAAAGTTCGAAACCCGTCGATCCTGAACGTGTGCGACGGATGACAGACGTGCTCGCGCATCGCGGGCCCGATGGATCAGGCGTGTGGACCGCGCCCGGAATAGGTCTGGGCCATCGCCGATTGTCGATCATTGACCTTGGCGGCGGCGCACAGCCGATGTTGACCGAAGACGCGCGTTTCGCGCTTTCCTTCAACGGGGAAATCTACAATTTCCAGGAATTGCGCCGCGAATTGGAGGCGATGGGCCACGCGTTTCGCACGCATAGCGACAGCGAAGTAATATTGGAGGCCTATCGCGCATGGGGGCCTGCCAGTGTGGAGCGATTGCACGGCATGTTTGCTTTCGCGCTTTATGATGTCGCCCACCGCACCCTGTTGCTGGCGCGCGACCGGCTGGGCGTAAAGCCACTTTATCATGCGCGGCTGGCGGACGGCAGCATCATCTTCGGTTCGGAACTGAAGGCGCTGCTTGAACATCCGGGGCTGCGGCGCGAACCCGATCTGGCAATGGTCGATGACTATCTGGCCTTTGGCTATGTGCCCGATCATGGCTGCATCGTTGCCGGGGTTCGCAAACTGGAGGCGGGCCATTATTGGTTGCTCACCCAAGGGAAGGCAGAACCTGCACCGACACGCTATTGGGATATCGACTTTTCAAGGCGGGTGAAGGGCAGCGAGGCCGAGTTGCAAGAGGAGTTGCTGCGGCTGATGCGCCATGCCGTGCTCAGCCGCATGGTCGCCGATGTGCCTTTGGGGGCGTTTCTTTCAGGCGGCGTGGACAGCAGCAGCGTAGTGGCCCTGATGGCGGAGGCATCCCGCCTGCCGGTGAAGACCTGCTCGATTGGCTTTGATGTTGGGGAATTGGACGAAAGCCAATATGCCGCTCGCATTGCCAAGCGGTTCCTGACCGATCATCACAGTAAGACGGTGGCGGCTGACGATTTCGGTCTGGTCGATACACTCGCCTTCCATTTTGACGAACCCTTTGCCGATGCCTCCGCGCTTCCGACCTACAGGGTGAGCGAGATGGCCCGTGAACATGTGACGGTCGCTCTGTCTGGCGATGGCGCGGATGAGGCCTTTGCCGGCTATCGCCGCCATGTCTTTCACCAAGGCGAAGAGCGGATGCGTGCGTTTTTGCCGCAAGCCATCCGTGGCCCGCTGTTCGGAACGCTGGGCAGGCTCTATCCAAAGGCGGATTGGGCACCGCGTCCGTTGCGCGCGAAAACAACGCTGCTCTCGCTAGGGCGTACAGGGGCAGAGGGCTATGCCGAGGCGGTTGGCGTTACCCCGCCGGCTTTGCGCGACCGGCTTTATTCCCGCCGCACCCAGCAATTGCTCCGTGGCTATCGGGCCGAATATCATATGCACCGGTTGATGGATGGCGCGCCGGCGCGCAGCGGGCTTGATCGGGCGCAATATGCAGACATGAAATTGTGGCTTCCCGGCGACATATTGACCAAGGTCGATCGCACCAGCATGGCGGTGGGTTTGGAGGCGCGTGAGCCGCTGCTCGATCATCGCTTGCTCGAATTTGCGGCAAGCCTGCCGGAAAATATGCGTGTGCGCGGCGGGCAGGGCAAATGGCTTATGAAGCGGACGATGGAGCGCTATCTGCCCGAGGATATCCTCTATCGCCCGAAAATGGGCTTTGTAACGCCGATCGCGCAATGGTTTCGCGGGCCGCTCGCAGATACCGCGCGTGGGATTGCGTCGAATACCACCTTGGCGCGAACCGGCTGGTTTGACAGTGCGGCCATTGCGCGCATTGCCGATGAACATATCGCCGGCCGTTCGGATCACAGCCGGCTGCTCTGGCAATTGCTGATGCTGGAAAAATCGGTCTCGCGGATTTTCGGTTAG
- the xrtA gene encoding exosortase A — MSGPDAASLPVDGKDAMTGSALGFASVEWKGALRNLAIAWAFILALFWRDAGDMAAIWWNSSTFNHCLLILPILWWLVDQRKAELGKLQPQLWALPLLWIGAGALGWMLGNAGEVALARHLALVMMLQGSVALLLGPAVTFGLLFPLFYMLFLVPFGEEFVPALQILTADICMWLLGLTGVPAHIDGIYISTPTALFRVAEACSGVKFLIAMVALGALVANLCFSNWPRRIAFMAACIVIPIIANGIRAFGTIYIAHHGNVDFAASFDHVVYGWVFFGVVIALVLGAGWPFFDRAADAAPIKVDGWNIRAPRPLPQAQAFAMLAAVLLIPLGWTHYVAQRAAPVPAQIALPDVPGWQRVDYRPVHPWQPRFVDASHTLLGRYQNVEGQTADLFIAVYDRQSEGRELIGFGQGAEGLGDVWSWIEGCPAPTNGRCERISSRHQHRREVLSFYRVGGVTSGSAAAIKLATMKARLTGGDQQSVAILVSSEQAGKQSPRPTMDAFVKSVGDIDKLADRMAGLD; from the coding sequence GTGAGCGGCCCGGATGCGGCTTCGCTTCCGGTTGATGGCAAAGACGCCATGACCGGTTCGGCCCTTGGCTTCGCCAGCGTGGAGTGGAAGGGCGCGCTTCGGAATCTGGCAATTGCCTGGGCCTTCATACTTGCGCTTTTCTGGCGCGATGCGGGCGATATGGCGGCAATCTGGTGGAACAGTTCGACCTTCAACCATTGCCTGCTGATCCTGCCGATCCTGTGGTGGCTGGTTGACCAGCGCAAGGCAGAGCTTGGCAAACTGCAGCCGCAGCTGTGGGCTTTGCCGCTGCTCTGGATTGGTGCGGGCGCGCTGGGCTGGATGTTGGGCAATGCCGGCGAAGTCGCGCTGGCAAGGCATTTGGCCTTGGTCATGATGCTGCAGGGCAGCGTCGCTCTGCTTCTCGGCCCGGCGGTGACTTTTGGCCTGCTATTCCCGCTATTCTACATGCTGTTCCTTGTACCATTTGGCGAAGAATTTGTGCCCGCACTGCAAATCCTGACGGCGGACATTTGCATGTGGTTGCTTGGGCTGACCGGCGTTCCGGCCCATATCGATGGCATTTATATTTCGACCCCGACGGCGCTGTTCCGCGTAGCGGAGGCCTGTTCGGGCGTTAAATTCCTGATTGCCATGGTGGCGCTGGGGGCGCTGGTCGCCAATTTGTGCTTCAGCAACTGGCCGCGCCGGATCGCGTTCATGGCGGCCTGTATTGTGATCCCAATCATTGCCAATGGCATTCGGGCCTTTGGAACGATCTATATTGCCCATCATGGTAATGTCGATTTCGCCGCCAGTTTTGACCATGTCGTTTACGGCTGGGTCTTTTTCGGCGTTGTGATCGCCCTCGTCCTCGGCGCCGGCTGGCCCTTTTTTGATCGCGCCGCCGACGCAGCGCCGATCAAGGTGGATGGCTGGAACATCCGCGCGCCCAGGCCGCTCCCCCAGGCCCAGGCTTTCGCGATGCTTGCCGCAGTTCTGCTCATTCCCCTCGGCTGGACGCATTATGTCGCGCAGCGCGCCGCCCCAGTGCCTGCGCAGATCGCCTTGCCCGATGTTCCTGGCTGGCAGCGTGTTGATTACCGCCCAGTCCATCCCTGGCAACCGCGCTTTGTCGATGCCAGCCACACGCTGCTTGGTCGCTATCAGAACGTTGAGGGACAGACGGCCGACCTGTTCATCGCCGTCTATGACCGGCAGAGCGAGGGCCGCGAACTGATAGGATTTGGGCAGGGTGCTGAAGGGCTGGGTGACGTCTGGTCATGGATCGAGGGTTGCCCCGCGCCGACCAATGGCCGCTGTGAACGGATAAGTTCGCGGCATCAGCACAGGCGTGAGGTGCTGAGTTTCTATCGTGTTGGTGGCGTTACCAGCGGGTCCGCCGCTGCAATCAAACTTGCAACGATGAAGGCGCGGCTGACCGGCGGCGATCAGCAATCGGTCGCAATACTGGTATCGTCCGAACAGGCGGGCAAGCAAAGCCCCCGGCCGACGATGGATGCTTTTGTCAAATCTGTCGGTGATATCGACAAACTGGCTGACCGAATGGCCGGATTGGACTAG